Sequence from the Tenrec ecaudatus isolate mTenEca1 chromosome 6, mTenEca1.hap1, whole genome shotgun sequence genome:
tgagaggtgTGTGTGCCTGAGGTGGGAGTGGGACTTCCAGGGTGGGGGAGGCGTTTAGGGAGTCCCTGCTGCCGTCACATCCTGCAGGACCCCACTGGCTGGGAATTTTCTGGTCACTGACCCTGCAGAGTGTTGGGTGGCCGTCTGAGGTCACCCTCACTGGCCCCCACCTGCTGCCTCTCCAGCAGCTCCCGAAACCTGAAAGGTGTGTTTGCTCAGCCTCCGCCCCAGGTCCCAGAGGCAGTTGTACCTGCTCAGCAGGTGTTTGGTGAGAGGAGAGAGGTGGAGGGGACAGGCCCTCCGGGTGGGTGGGCTCAGTGGCTGAAGGCATCCCTGGAGGAGGGCCCTGCTGTGTGGTAGGGAGGACATCAGGCATGGGAGGCAGACGCACTCGTGCGGGGACGGTTGGAGGATGGCGGTGTGAGGCAgagggtggtgcagggccagggGCCTCCAGCCCCAGGGGAAGCGGAGCCTTGTTGCAGCCTGGGCGGGAGATGGGGCGGAAGGCCTAGGCCACGAGACCTGTGAGCTGGGACAGAAGAGGTGGGGCAGGGTTCGTGGACAGAGAAGTCTGGAGGTCACTCCTAGGACACTGAGGTTCTCAGTACCAGCTGTACCAGGAACCTGACTGACCACTTGTCCCCCTCCCCATACTGGCCTCTTCTGTGCTGTCTGAGGATGTGGACGGTGACCGAAGCTTGGGACGTATAGTGAGTGGTGGGTAAGCTTGACCAGGTGAGCTCCTGGTATGAGCCATGAAACAGCCAAGGCAGGTGGCAGCACACACGGCACATGTGTGCACGCTGGTGTGTAGATACAGCAGATGCACATGTATAGCACATGTGCACAATGTGTATAGGCAGCAGATGCACATACATGGCACATGTGTGCACACTGGTGCATAGATACAGCAGAAGCACACATGGCACAAAGGTGCACACCATGGTATATAGACACTGGTGTATAAACACAGGCACATGCATGGCAGCTGTGTGTATACTATGATGTATAGACAGCAGAGGTACATGTATGGCACATGTGTGCACACTGGTGTATAGACACAGCAGAGGCACATGCAAGGCACAAATGTTCACACCGTGGTATATAGACACCATGGGTATAGACACAGAAGAGACATGTATGGCACATGTGTACACACAGTGGTGCCTAAATAGGTATACACGCATGTCACACATGTGCCCGGCACCGTGGGATGTACATGCAGCAGATGGCACCAACAGTACACTCCTCAGGGTAGCAGTGGTAGGGTTTCAGCCATCCTCACCCAGAACATTCTGGACACTGGGGACCGAGCAGCCAGCAGAAAAGACAGACTTGGCCTGGGGCaggtggtgggggcggggtgggcttACACTCTGCTAGGAGAAACCCAACCCAAGCAGAAAGGGGAAGCCTGACAGCTTCAGGTATGACTCAATCCAAGTACTCAGACAACTCTAGACTCTTAAGGAACACTGGTGGGGGGCAGCCCCGGTCTGTGCCTCCCATGGGCCTGTTACTGGCTAGTGGAAGGGAGGTTTCTTGAAAGTTAGGCCAGGGGTGGGGAGCCTTATCTACCAAGGGCTATTTGGATATTTAACCATCCTTTTTGTGGGCCATACTGTCAAAGTAAAGCATTTAATGAACTTCTCCTGTCCTACgggaggagcactggtggtggagTGTTTCCtgaagggctgctaactgcaaggtcagcagttcaaaaccaccagccactccaaaggagacagacaggactttctactcccttaaacagttgtcTCAAAGCTCGAAGGGGCAGTTTTGtagggtcttacagggtcactgtaattTGGAATCGACCTGATAGCAGTAGGTTTTTGTTAAGTTTTTATGTGAGCACTGGAACTGCTTCTATTTGGGGAGGTGGCTGAGCTTAACTGGTGTTGGGCCTTACACAGCCCAAGGGCTCAacgttcccccccacccccaccccaatgggTATGACCCTCTCCTGAAGGAGGCACCCTTTCAAATCCCATAGAACCTGTGTGAGTGCTTCCCCCAACTCCCTAGACCAGGTGGTCAGGAAATCCAAATAGGGCCCATTCTTTTGCCTGGCAGTGCAGACCATGGGGTGCTGGCAAGGGGACAGACCAGGGGTACCCAATCTGGGGTACTGAGCTGCAGATGGAGGGGGGCTGGGAACCAGGGGGTCTTGCTTCTAGACTGCACCTCTGCAGCCACTTTTACCTGCTCCCCACTCACTCTGCAGCCAGTAAGAAGGAGAGGTGGAACAAGtggctgaggagaagccaccttcCCCTCCAGGCTTGGAGGTCCAACAGTGCCACACCTGGGGGGCTGGGCCCCAACCTCCCCTCGCAGGACAGTCAAGCCTGGGACCTGGGGCTGTGCCTTCATAGGGCTGAGCAGGGccaggagctgggaggaaggaaaGGTGGGGTGGAACCTGCCTGCTGGGGTAGGAAATCATTCACATTCACCACTGTGCATGATTTTGAATGCAGTGCCCAGTGGGCCCAGCTGTGTGAAagaaggggtggagggaggcgggTCTGGGAAGAGGGGCAGGGCTCCCTGCTGAGGAGGGAGGCTCTTGGCTGCAGCGTGGGGGGTCATTCTCCTGCCTGGGTCATCTGCCCACCCCTTCTCTGAGCAGAGGCCTCGCCACCCCCAGCACTCACCCCTCCACCCACTCCCCTGGTTTCCCTGGTGAGGCTCCCCAAGGGACTCCCGGTCCTGGGTGTGCCTTGCCACCCCACCCGCAGGGCCCTGGCTGTCCCTCCTTCCGGTGGGCGGGTTTTCATACACCTCCATCTCCAACCCGCTTCCCCTCAGTGCTTGCTATCAACCCCGCCCCAGTGCCTCACGGGGCACACCCTGAGGGGCCAGGATTCTGGGGGAACAACGGGGCAGGCTAGGCGGAAGGCCCTCGGCcccgggaagggaagggggaaaaggagaCGCCCAGTCCCGGTCGCCATGGGAACGCAACAAAagcggctcccctcccccagaggAGGCCGCCTTTGGTTCCCACACCCCGGAGGCCTCTGCTCCCTCCCGCCTCTCCTTCAGCTGCAGCTCCATTTACCTCGCACAAAACCTTTGCCCGCCCTGGCCTGCCAGGCCGTGAAAGGGCCCCAATGGCAGGGGGCCTTCAGGGGGGCCCCCGCGGCTCTGGCCAGGGAGAGGGGAGCTTCGCCCTACACACGCCGGCGCCAGGCCTTGAGCCGAAACCACTCCGCAGTGGGGAGCAAGGCTGGGCGCGGCTCAGGGCTGCAGCCACCAGGCTGAACGGGCCACTGTGGCCTGTGCCCAGCCCTTGGCGCCTGCCCTGGGCCCCGATTAGGGGTGTGCTCTTCACCGTGTGAGCAGGTTTCAACGCGGTTGCCTTGCACTTGTTTAAAATGAATGCGATGTCACGCAGAAACCTGGATTTTAGCTTCTTTGGGAAAAGTAGAAGGCTGGACAGTTAGGGCCTGAATTCTcatccacagcatcccctccctccccactggcgcccggggtggggatggggatcaGGAGCCCTCTGAACAACCAGCTTCTCCAAACCCACAGCACCTGTGAAGCGGCCACCCACCGACCTCTCCCTTCCTGCTCACCTGCAGGAATGGGAGCGGTGGGGGAAGGCCTGCTCTCTCCGAAAAAAGTcacgggggatggggagggaggcgtAGGACTCGGACGCCCACCTGGAAGGGCTTTAGGAACTCTCTGGGAgacaccgccccccccacccccgctgctgTCCCTGGTGCTGACAGCGCTGGTTCCCAGCCCCAGCAGTGAGGATGGCCTTGTGCAGGCCACCAGCTGCCAGACGCAGCTCGCCAGGGACCCCCAGACCGCCTAAGGCTGGCACTTTCTCCACCGGGCTGGCGGAGAACCAGACGCCATCTGCCACCAGCCCAGCGCTTTTGGCtgatttttttattaaacaaCATGTCCAGTTTTTATGAATAGTGCCTTCTTGATAGGGCGTCCTGGAGGTGCAGTAGTTAAGCATCCCTCTCAGGCTGACCAGCGGAACAAAGAGGTGGCCGCTGGTTGCCCTACAGACCAGCCCTGGACACCCTGGGGCAGCCCTACTCTGCCCGTGAGGTCCTTGGGAGGGAAGGGGTCTCCAGGCACACAACCACCTTTCTTGAGAAGCCATACCAAAATTGCCCCGCCCTTTCCCGGGTGTGGGCAGctcgtgcgtgtgcgtgtgcgtgtgcgtgtgctgtgtctgagcccaccCTCACCTCTTcaaggaggggtggtggtggtggtgaccagTGAGGTTGGGTTAGGTCCACAAAGCGAACCCAGGCACCATGCAGGATCCAGGCGtgcagcagggggtggggtggcttcTTGGACCTCAGGGGGCTGCGAAGGTGTGTGGCCCCAAGAGCTTGGGTTGAAGACCCGAGTGAACTGGGGGCGGTGGGGTGGCGACCTAAGCAGGatagggcagggggcgggggcgcAGGACCCCAGCAGAAGGGGGCGCACGGAGACTGAGCAAAATGGGGCGCGGACATCCCAGCTAGGCAGCGGAGCGACAGGCGGTGGTGGCAACAGCCTGGATCGGGCAGTGCCGGGGCCGCAGACTAGACGCGGAGACATTAGGGGCCGCGCTAGAACCCCGGGAGGGGGGGGCCGGAGGGGGCAGCACGTCCCTCCCTGGCCCCGCCCCGGGCTGCGCGGCCGCTGGGGTAGAGGAGCCGGGTTTCCGCCCCGCCGCCTGGGAGACGCAGGCCGCCGTGCTGGTCTCCGGgaacccccgcccccagcccgggCACCCAGCCCGCGGGCTCCACTTCCCGCCGCCCTCCGCCTGCGCCCCGCTCCGGCCATGTCGGGCCCCCGCGCCGGCTTCTACCGGCAGGAGCTGAACAAGACGGCGTGGGAGGTGCCGCAGAGACTGCAGGGGCTGCGCCCCGTGGGCTCCGGCGCTTACGGCTCGGTCTGGTAGGGGCgaggctgggggcggggtgggggcggggcggaggcaggcacggggtgtgtgtgtgtgtgtgtgtgtgtgtgtgcaggaaacTGTCCTAACATACACGAGTCAGCTGCTGCGGGAAGGTGGGGTCCCAGCCCCCAAAGGCCCGAGCTCCTACCTGGAGTCCCCCGCGTGTGGCCAGGCCCCCTATCCTGCGGTGGGTGCTTTTGTTTGACAAGGGAGAAGGGCGGACCTCGCCCTTTCCCGAGGACCCTTTCCCCAGGACCCAAGCAGGAGTCTGCACCCCCTCACTCTGTCCCAACCACGGGACTTGGCGACCCCCACGCAGCTGGACCCTGGAGTGTCTGGCCCGGACCTCTGGCAGATggttgagtgggggtggggggtgcgggtTCCCGGGGTCCGCACCCGGGTAGTGGGGTGAATAAGACTGAGACTGAGGCAGTGATGTGTGAGGCTGACAGAAAGGCTGATGCTCAGGGGGTGGACATGGAGAGGTGTTCCCAGTCCCCAGCAGGTTCTTACCGGTGTAGGCCAGGTGGCGCCCCGCCATAGGCAGGGGGATAGCGTTTCCGGCGCCCCAGACCGTTAAGAAGaacactccccgcccccccccccacgtctCCCTGGTCCTTGCACGCTGTTGGGAGTTCCTGTCTTcaagggcagggggagggtcGGGGACAATGCCCCCTGAGTGCCTCAGAGACCTGCAGAGCCCGCTGGACTCACCTGCCCGAGAACTGTCTGTCCATCCTGAGGTTGGGGAGGAGGTGGGTCGCCGCTGCACCTGGAGCGTTTGCCTGGAAGCCTGTCCTCGGCAGGCCCAGTCCTGGTGCCGCGCGAGCAGCTGGGGATGGGAACTCCTGTCAACTCCACTGCGCAGACGCACTCGGGTAATGAGGGGCCACTCCTCTCACCCTCCCAGGTGACTGGACATTAGCAGGGTGGGCTGTGGACTTGGGAGGCGCCCATGTCCCAGGCTCCTGGACAGCGCTCCTGCACTACTCCCACAGAGACCTCCTGAGCACCTGGGTTTCAAGAGGTGTCTCCCCAGCAGTCGTCCCAAGGGAGGCGCCACTCACTCTTCCTCTGGAGAGGGCAATCCAGGAGGAGCGAAGGGTACCACGGGGCGGtacatgcccctccccccagccacGTAGCATCCAGTAGGTGGCCAAGGACAGAGAGGAGGGCGAGTGACCCTGCCCCATTTGTGTCTGAGGATAGGGTCTGGGACTGCTGTCTCCAGTGGCCTCAGCTGGGAGAGGGGCTGATGCCTGTCGTTAAGGGCGTAGGCTGGGCAAAGGGTAATGTCCTGTGTGCCAGGCCACCCCTTTTTGCCGAGCATCTTATCCTGCCCAATAAACGCGCCTGGCCACTATTTATTCCGTCACTTTTAAATATTCCCAGGGCCAGTGCCCCGAGGAGGGGTTGCGGGTCCAGGGAGCTGGGGGGGGGCACctaggcaggccctcaaggagtcctagtggcgccgtgggttaggctttgggctgctaaccttggattgacttcaaacccaccaggcgctttgtaggagaaagataaggctgcccggtcctgtaaagattgagactcagaaacccaccctgTTCAGGGCCGCCATGGGTCAAACTCAGCTCCGTGGCCGTGGGGTCTGtattgggagggagaggggggaatgTCACTCCCACGCCAGCTGGCCCGGCTCTTCCTAGGCCCAGTCGTCCGGCATCTGTGCAGGCTGGTAGAGGGGTGAAGGGTGAGGGGTTCTCCCGAGGTGGGGGAGGGCTGGCTGGGCGCAAGGCAGAGAGAGTTGGGGCCAGGGAGGCTGTCTGGAGTTCTGCCCTCGCCGCCTGAAACGGCTGGACACTTGCCCTCGGCAGACGGGCAGAGGCCCTACCCATGGGCTCACATCTGAGCCAGGCGCCGGGGTGGCTGGAGGGGGTGGTCAGCCGTCCCCTCTCGGACCCTGCGCGCCACCCTGGGGAGGCGGATCCGCCACACCGTCCGGCGCTGCCTCACTCGCCCGCCTTCCAGCTCGGCCTACGACGCGCGGCTGCGCCAGAAGGTGGCGGTGAAGAAGCTGTCCCGCCCCTTCCAGTCGCTGATCCACGCGCGGAGGACGTACCGCGAGCTGCGGCTGCTCAAGCACCTGAAGCACGAGAACGTGAGCCGGGGGCGGGCCAGCGAGGCGGGCGGGCCAATGGAGGCGTGGAGCGCCTTGTGGCGGGGCTTCCCAGGACGGACCAATAGGTGCGGGGAGCGCCGGGAGGGCGGAGCCATTGGGGAtggggagctggagctggaggccCGGGAGGCGGGTCAGAGGGAGGGAACGCCCCGGGGCGGGACCCAAATCGAAGAGGCTGAACCTCTTCCCACACCCAGGTCATCGGACTTCTGGACGTTTTTACTCCGGCCACGTCCATTGAGGACTTCAGCGAAGTGTGAGTACTGGTGGCAGTGGCCCACTGGGGAGAGTGTCCTCAGAGGCGGGCAGCGGCCCCTTTCTCCTGACCCTTGCTTGACCCCTGGCCCCTGACCCCAGATACCTGGTGACCACTTTGATGGGTGCAGACCTGAACAACATAGTCAAGTGCCAGGCGCTGAGCGACGAGCACGTGCAGTTCCTGGTTTACCAGCTGCTTCGCGGGCTGAAGGTTCCCTCCTGGGGGACGTGGGGgtgcacaggccagagggtggggggtggggagcagaagTGAGTCTCACTGtgctttcccctcccacccctagtACATCCACTCGGCAGGCATCATCCACCGGGTAGGTGAGCGGGGAGCCCTGGGTCCTGGTTGGGGTCTTCTGGGATCTCACTAGCACTACACTCATGGCCTCACCCCTACAGGATCTGAAGCCCAGCAACGTGGCCGTGAATGAAGACTGCGAGCTCAGGGtcaggtgtgggggtggggaggcaggcgaGCTCAGTGGCAGGGCGGAGGAGGTGGGGTCGGGGGTTCAGCCAGTGGAGGCTGGAGACGTTTCATGGTCATCTCAGATCCTGGACTTTGGGCTGGCCCGCCAGGCAGAGGAAGAGATGACCGGCTATGTGGCCACGCGCTGGTACCGGGCCCCAGAGATCATGCTTAACTGGATGCACTATAACCAGACAGGTGCCTGACAGAGGGGGCTGGGCGGCAAGTTGGAATCAGCATGAGACACATGCCTttaaagggctggggggctgggggagcaAAGAGGCGGTATTGGGGCCAGCATCAGGCACACACCTTCAAGGGATTAGGgtgggggagccacacaccttaAGGGGGACCTGAGTAAAGTGGCTCTGGAGTGACCCTGGCCCCTGCAGCCAGAGCTGACCCCTCCCCCTGTTGAGTTGAGGCTCAAGGGGGAAGAAGGGGTCCACCTGCCTTGGGCCCTGGAGTTGCCAGAAGTCCACTGGGCTGGTGTGGTCTGGCATGCCCTGAGGAGGGACTTGGGGGAGCCAGCTGATGGAGACCAACCCCCACAGTGGACATCTGGTCAGTGGGCTGTATCATGGCAGAGCTGCTGCAGGGGAAGGCTCTGTTTCCTGGGAATGACTGTATCCTTTGCCTAGCGGGTGGAGGGTCCCCTCCTGAGTGCTTGCTTGTGGGGCTGGGGGTATGGATGGAGGTGGGTCTCCTGGCCTGGGCAGTGGTGTTCCTGAGCGAGCCAGATATCGACCAGCTGAAGCGCATCATGGAGGTGGTGGGCACGCCTAGCCCTGAGGTGCTGGCTAAGATTTCCTCAGAGCACGTGAGTCAGACCCCTCTGCTGGCTGAACCCCAGGGTACCTGGGAAGggccttggtgtgtgtgtgggggggggggcgggtgacaggacGCCATGGGGCAGCACAGGCCACAGAAGGATCGAGCATAGGGGGTGGGGAAGACAGTCCTACACAAGGTggaccaaaacaaacaacaaacacacaACTTTTGTGTCGAAgtggactcatagggacccagaaggacagagcagaactgctctgtgagtttctgagactaggtcTCTTTACAAGAGTCGAAAGCTCCGTCTTTTTCCCAGgaaatggctggtgattttgagccactgactttgcagtgaccagcccaacatgtaaccactgtgcaccAGAGCTCTGCACAAGAGACAGTGGGGACAAAACCCCAGCTCCGAACCCTACTCATGGGCACTGAGGAGCCAGGACCTGAGGACTTCGGGCACACAGTACCCCCAGAACTTTAGATGAGGAGGTCTGCTGTTGGTGCCCTATGGGAACCACTGATTGTGTGTGGGGAGGTTGCTTCACAGCTCCACTGTGCTCCTCCCTGCCTAGGTTGGAGTCTCCCCCTCAGACCTGCCTTTGTGCCCCCCAGGCCCGGACATACATCCAGTCTCTGCCACCCTTGCCCCAGAAGGACCTCCGGAGTGTCTTCCCAGGAGTCAATCCGCTGGGTGAGcagaggggtggggcgggggatggGCTCAGCTGGAGGCAGAGCTGATGATGCCTGCCGGGGCCCCACCCCTCTGCAGCTGTGGACCTCCTGGGAAGAATGCTGGTGCTGGACAGCGACCAGCGGGTTAGTGCAGCCGAGGCCCTGGCCCATGCCTACTTCAGCCAGTACCATGACCCTGACGATGAGCCCGTGGCCGAGCCCTACGATGAAAGCGTGGAAGCCAAGGAGCGCACCGTGGAGGAGTGGAAGGGTGGGTGCTGGGCAGGTTCTCCTCCCTGGG
This genomic interval carries:
- the MAPK11 gene encoding mitogen-activated protein kinase 11 yields the protein MSGPRAGFYRQELNKTAWEVPQRLQGLRPVGSGAYGSVCSAYDARLRQKVAVKKLSRPFQSLIHARRTYRELRLLKHLKHENVIGLLDVFTPATSIEDFSEVYLVTTLMGADLNNIVKCQALSDEHVQFLVYQLLRGLKYIHSAGIIHRDLKPSNVAVNEDCELRILDFGLARQAEEEMTGYVATRWYRAPEIMLNWMHYNQTVDIWSVGCIMAELLQGKALFPGNDYIDQLKRIMEVVGTPSPEVLAKISSEHARTYIQSLPPLPQKDLRSVFPGVNPLAVDLLGRMLVLDSDQRVSAAEALAHAYFSQYHDPDDEPVAEPYDESVEAKERTVEEWKELTYQEVLSFKPPEPLQPPGSLDIEQ